The following are encoded together in the Raineyella sp. LH-20 genome:
- a CDS encoding helix-turn-helix domain-containing protein, giving the protein MSDTLTVNPSHLSDDDWARVRAFLDAARAKGEVVDLSSRVEMLTPGEVAKRLGMSRSTVRRRILDGDLKAIKVGTHHRITLAEYERFSDDLMLRMAQASAADIEAELFGE; this is encoded by the coding sequence ATGAGCGACACGTTGACGGTGAACCCGTCACACCTGAGCGACGACGACTGGGCACGCGTACGCGCGTTCCTCGACGCCGCGCGCGCCAAGGGCGAAGTCGTCGACCTGTCGAGCCGCGTCGAGATGCTCACCCCGGGCGAGGTCGCCAAGCGCCTCGGGATGTCCCGCTCGACCGTCCGCCGCCGGATTCTCGACGGCGACCTCAAGGCCATCAAGGTCGGCACCCACCACCGCATCACGCTGGCCGAGTACGAGCGCTTCAGCGACGATCTGATGCTCCGCATGGCCCAGGCGTCCGCGGCCGACATCGAGGCCGAGCTGTTCGGTGAGTGA
- a CDS encoding rubrerythrin family protein — MNTSFKRTTALFAVGLAVLAVSPAAAVAAPKKDAPANAPVQQQTAENLLTAMQGEAYANAKYLAFGDIARSSGDNKVSHLFTKTAKVEVGQHFAELADEASFVGSVEQNLQAAIDGESYETTTMYPTFAREAAAAGDTAAAELFTEIGADETTHAQNFQAALDSLTTGARVPAGPTASRAAVVAGGSGASAGTLANLDTAMHGESFAYAKYMAYSEQARKSGHAAIARLFERTAEVELTEHFREEGNLSGLAGDTVANLTSAIDGESYETTTMYPTFAQQAIEAGDLSAASRFLEIGADEADHRDAFAKARANATD; from the coding sequence ATGAATACCTCATTCAAGCGCACCACCGCTCTGTTCGCCGTCGGCCTGGCTGTGCTGGCCGTCAGCCCTGCCGCGGCTGTGGCAGCGCCCAAGAAGGATGCGCCCGCCAATGCGCCCGTGCAGCAGCAGACCGCCGAGAATCTGCTGACCGCCATGCAGGGCGAGGCGTACGCGAACGCCAAATACCTCGCCTTTGGCGACATCGCCCGCAGCTCCGGCGACAACAAGGTGTCCCACCTGTTCACCAAGACCGCCAAGGTCGAGGTGGGCCAGCACTTCGCCGAACTGGCCGATGAGGCCAGCTTCGTCGGGTCCGTCGAGCAGAACCTGCAGGCCGCGATCGACGGCGAAAGCTACGAAACCACCACGATGTACCCGACGTTCGCCCGTGAGGCGGCGGCCGCCGGCGACACCGCAGCGGCCGAGCTGTTCACCGAGATCGGCGCCGACGAGACCACCCACGCGCAGAACTTCCAGGCCGCCCTGGACTCCCTCACCACCGGAGCCAGGGTGCCGGCCGGGCCGACCGCCTCGCGCGCGGCCGTGGTGGCGGGCGGGTCCGGCGCCTCGGCCGGGACCCTGGCCAACCTCGACACCGCGATGCACGGCGAGTCCTTCGCGTACGCGAAGTACATGGCCTACAGCGAGCAGGCCCGCAAGTCCGGCCACGCCGCGATCGCCCGCCTGTTCGAGCGTACGGCCGAGGTCGAGCTGACCGAGCACTTCCGCGAGGAGGGCAACCTGTCCGGTCTCGCCGGCGACACGGTCGCGAACCTGACCAGCGCCATCGACGGCGAGTCGTACGAGACGACGACCATGTACCCGACCTTCGCCCAGCAGGCGATCGAGGCCGGAGACCTTTCTGCGGCCTCTCGCTTCCTGGAGATCGGCGCCGACGAGGCCGACCACCGCGACGCCTTCGCGAAGGCGCGGGCGAACGCCACCGACTGA
- a CDS encoding response regulator transcription factor: protein MHAHWSTSVSPSLRRTVLVTPAVITIGAMRLLVIEDERTLADGVRKVLRREGHAVTVAYDGPSGESLALTGNFALVLLDLMLPGKSGLEVLGTVRQRLPTLPVIVLTARGTVAQKVEGLDRGASDYVTKPFSLEELLARVRAQLRGPNQPVSSALDDAGIHLDLRTRRVQRYGHDVHLTTREFNLLAFLMRHPDQVLSRKQILNAVWGLDFDPGTKVLEVYIGYLRRKLCVDNGGPLGEWTSRGGDPSPIETVRSVGYRLSTRHA, encoded by the coding sequence ATGCACGCCCACTGGTCGACCTCAGTGAGCCCGTCCCTGCGGCGCACGGTCCTCGTGACACCAGCCGTCATTACGATCGGCGCCATGCGGCTCCTGGTCATCGAGGACGAACGGACCCTGGCTGACGGGGTCCGGAAGGTGCTGCGACGAGAGGGACACGCGGTCACCGTCGCCTACGACGGTCCGTCGGGGGAGTCCTTGGCGCTGACCGGAAACTTCGCGCTGGTGCTCCTCGACCTCATGCTGCCGGGCAAGAGCGGGCTGGAGGTGCTCGGCACGGTGCGTCAGCGCCTGCCGACCCTTCCGGTTATCGTGCTGACGGCCCGCGGCACGGTCGCCCAGAAGGTCGAGGGGTTGGACCGTGGCGCCAGCGATTACGTCACGAAGCCGTTCTCGCTCGAGGAGCTGCTGGCCCGGGTGCGCGCGCAGCTGCGCGGCCCCAACCAGCCCGTCTCGTCCGCCCTGGACGACGCCGGCATTCATCTCGATCTGCGCACCCGTCGCGTGCAACGCTACGGGCACGACGTGCATCTGACGACTCGCGAGTTCAACCTGTTGGCCTTCCTGATGCGCCATCCCGACCAGGTGCTGTCGCGCAAGCAGATCCTCAACGCGGTCTGGGGGCTCGACTTCGACCCGGGCACCAAGGTGCTGGAGGTGTACATCGGCTACCTGCGCCGCAAGCTCTGCGTCGACAACGGCGGCCCGCTCGGTGAATGGACCAGCCGCGGTGGGGACCCGTCGCCGATCGAGACGGTCCGGAGCGTCGGCTATCGGCTCTCGACCCGCCATGCGTAG